In the genome of Pseudomonas protegens, one region contains:
- a CDS encoding C40 family peptidase, translating to MNKANRAAIERHALAEYPKECCGLLIREGRKRVYVPCRNTAVTPSEHFRLAPEDYAAAEERGEVLAVIHSHPDYPPAPSEADRVACEASGLPWHILEVRKDDDGTLRKGDWASLLPTGYQAPLIGRAFAHGIHDCLSIILDYYRRELGIELGSYQREDGWWDKGGNLYLEHLPEAGFERVNDLRQGDVVLMQIRSPVPNHAAIYLADGVLKSEPEHFPAPGSILHHLYGRDSKRDTYGGYWDEVTVSIWRHRQLVAMD from the coding sequence ATGAACAAGGCAAATCGGGCCGCCATCGAGCGCCACGCGCTGGCCGAGTACCCCAAAGAGTGTTGCGGGCTGCTGATCCGCGAGGGGCGCAAGCGGGTCTATGTGCCCTGTCGCAACACCGCTGTCACGCCCAGCGAACATTTTCGCCTGGCCCCCGAGGATTACGCGGCGGCGGAAGAGCGCGGCGAGGTGCTGGCGGTGATCCACAGCCACCCGGATTATCCGCCGGCTCCCAGCGAGGCGGATCGGGTGGCCTGCGAGGCATCGGGCTTGCCCTGGCACATCCTGGAAGTGCGCAAGGACGATGACGGCACCTTGCGCAAGGGCGACTGGGCGAGTCTGCTGCCCACGGGGTATCAAGCGCCGTTGATCGGCCGAGCCTTTGCCCACGGTATCCACGATTGCCTGAGCATCATCCTCGACTACTACCGTCGTGAACTGGGTATCGAGTTGGGTAGCTACCAGCGTGAAGACGGTTGGTGGGACAAGGGCGGCAACCTCTATCTGGAGCACTTGCCCGAGGCCGGGTTCGAGCGAGTCAATGACCTGCGCCAAGGCGACGTAGTGCTGATGCAGATCCGCTCGCCGGTGCCCAATCATGCGGCGATCTATCTGGCCGACGGCGTGCTCAAGAGTGAGCCGGAGCACTTCCCCGCGCCAGGCTCGATCCTGCATCACCTCTATGGCCGCGACAGCAAGCGGGATACCTATGGCGGTTACTGGGATGAGGTAACGGTCAGCATCTGGCGACATCGCCAGCTCGTGGCGATGGATTGA
- a CDS encoding phage minor tail protein L, whose amino-acid sequence MPITADIQTLEPGAWVELFELDATSLGAELYRFHGYPQQSSIFWQGLEYSPWPIQAEGFEMTGKGAQPTPTLSVGNVGGFITALVLYFEDLVGARLIRHRTLGKYLDGQPEADPEEELPPDIWYVERKSSEDNEVVKFELASALDFNGVQLPRRQIVANVCWWLSCGGYRGPYCGYNGGPVADLNDVIVTDAAKDKCGGRLSSCKLRFGENNPLPFGSFPAAGLLRS is encoded by the coding sequence ATGCCGATCACGGCCGATATCCAGACCCTGGAGCCAGGCGCGTGGGTGGAGCTTTTTGAGCTCGACGCCACCAGCCTCGGCGCCGAGCTTTATCGCTTTCACGGTTACCCCCAGCAGTCGTCGATCTTCTGGCAGGGGCTTGAGTACTCACCCTGGCCGATTCAGGCCGAGGGATTTGAAATGACCGGCAAGGGCGCGCAGCCGACTCCGACGTTGTCGGTTGGCAACGTCGGCGGTTTCATCACCGCCCTGGTGCTGTATTTCGAGGACCTGGTCGGGGCCCGGCTGATTCGTCACCGGACCCTTGGCAAGTACCTGGATGGCCAGCCTGAAGCCGACCCCGAAGAAGAGTTGCCGCCAGACATCTGGTATGTCGAGCGTAAGTCTAGCGAAGACAACGAAGTGGTGAAGTTCGAACTGGCCAGCGCCCTGGACTTCAACGGCGTGCAACTGCCACGACGGCAGATCGTTGCCAACGTCTGCTGGTGGCTCAGTTGTGGAGGCTATCGCGGGCCTTATTGCGGCTACAACGGTGGCCCGGTGGCGGATCTCAACGATGTGATCGTCACCGATGCGGCCAAGGATAAATGCGGTGGTCGGTTGAGCAGCTGCAAGCTGCGTTTCGGTGAAAACAACCCGCTGCCCTTCGGTTCATTTCCAGCGGCAGGGCTGCTACGGAGCTGA
- a CDS encoding RCC1 domain-containing protein — protein sequence MTIDPIHLGSAPNDGTGQNLRSGGQTINDNFAELDTRTATAQATAEQGAAQALAAKAKADAAIPASALGATVAQLVNGTVPQSQLPSDVLEFATLAGFPATGENGKIYIAVNDGDSLGNPSKQYRWNGLSFVLIPSSPGSTDQVAEGATNQYFTAARVRSTTLTGLGASVNAAVVASDTLLQGIAKLQGQVDAKLGKSEKAIDSDKLAGQPAAYYRAPMGGATATASGTQGLVPAPPQLETDKDRFLCSDGTFKEVSSGAGLPVGATIPWTLPVETIPAGFVERSGQLLSRAVWPGLWAKVQAVAVSDDQWKSNIAFRGCYSSGDGSTTFRMPDDNGKYDQLGVGGVTYRGYGLNSMGMVGMHQSDQVQSMKHRTSVNGGGANSTGLNPVFGGDSVQSSLVGNVVAATGWATYTGGAVSDGSNGTPRVGSETRMANATVIWITMAAAAASAPGEVNVPALATQVDSNTQRVTKLEDVINPLKPSWISNCLVNSVYAIVNGVLWSACGAASVYGNFQAGRGPNASTTFYGLNNFSRVNIPSTSPVIKAGAVGYNGYALLGNGELWAWGYNNNGQLGLGSVAVAPLPTLSTNGVLDIYFHETNSGHSADGGKALIRKADGLYAAGYNGYGQLGSGDTTLRNSWTKVWDVATRGEIKSVWNLGSHYGRTWVQTSDNRLFFAGYNGQGQAGIATPANVVSFTDVTTAWGGPEEIAKLLHIKGGSGWADSAANASGFTVMWFTDSLRTCGFNTYGQLGSGNTTSLTTPFKISQAFSQLSVCGGGVGSCYGVDSDGALWVWGYNASSQLGTGNATNLLVPTKHPTFDGTTSDRKVGKIMTHDYDRPYYGYCFPMYIRTAAGNIYHMGVNGYGEGGRGVVGTIATPVLVALPKLGNSGKPVSIETIGFLGTSHAGAGATVTYAMDSEGMIYGWGHQGQYGVYLSSSAVDCLVPLQMKPNWML from the coding sequence ATGACTATCGATCCGATCCACCTTGGCAGTGCTCCCAACGATGGCACCGGGCAAAACCTGCGTTCGGGGGGGCAGACCATCAATGACAACTTTGCTGAGCTGGACACTCGTACAGCAACAGCACAGGCCACAGCCGAGCAGGGTGCTGCACAGGCGCTAGCCGCCAAGGCCAAGGCCGATGCGGCGATTCCGGCATCAGCTCTAGGAGCCACCGTGGCTCAATTGGTCAATGGAACAGTACCGCAGTCGCAGTTGCCCAGTGACGTGCTGGAGTTCGCGACGCTGGCCGGTTTTCCAGCGACGGGTGAGAACGGGAAGATCTATATCGCGGTCAACGATGGTGACAGCCTCGGCAACCCCAGCAAGCAATATCGCTGGAATGGCTTGTCCTTCGTGTTGATCCCTTCTTCTCCAGGGTCAACGGATCAGGTGGCTGAAGGGGCGACTAACCAGTACTTCACAGCGGCGCGTGTGCGTTCGACGACGCTGACGGGCCTGGGAGCGTCGGTCAACGCTGCTGTCGTCGCCAGCGATACACTGTTGCAAGGCATTGCCAAGTTGCAGGGGCAGGTCGACGCCAAACTCGGCAAGAGCGAGAAGGCTATCGATTCGGACAAGCTGGCAGGCCAGCCAGCGGCTTACTACCGTGCCCCCATGGGTGGAGCGACCGCCACCGCCTCCGGTACTCAGGGTCTGGTGCCTGCGCCGCCTCAGCTGGAAACGGATAAAGACCGCTTCCTATGTAGCGATGGGACCTTCAAGGAAGTCAGCAGCGGTGCTGGTTTGCCGGTGGGGGCGACGATTCCCTGGACTTTGCCGGTAGAGACTATTCCTGCCGGGTTCGTCGAACGCTCCGGGCAACTCCTGTCGCGCGCTGTATGGCCGGGGCTGTGGGCTAAGGTCCAGGCAGTGGCAGTGTCGGATGATCAGTGGAAGTCCAACATTGCATTTCGTGGCTGCTATTCCAGTGGCGATGGTTCTACAACGTTCCGGATGCCGGATGACAACGGCAAGTATGACCAGCTTGGAGTGGGCGGAGTTACTTACCGAGGTTATGGTTTGAACTCTATGGGTATGGTCGGGATGCACCAGTCCGATCAAGTTCAAAGCATGAAACACAGGACTTCCGTGAATGGCGGTGGAGCCAACTCCACAGGTCTAAACCCTGTATTTGGAGGCGACTCTGTTCAGAGCAGTCTGGTTGGTAACGTAGTTGCGGCGACAGGGTGGGCTACTTATACCGGAGGTGCGGTATCCGATGGCTCCAACGGTACCCCGCGAGTTGGTTCGGAAACGCGTATGGCCAACGCCACCGTAATCTGGATCACAATGGCGGCAGCGGCTGCCTCTGCCCCAGGTGAAGTGAATGTTCCCGCTTTGGCCACTCAGGTGGACAGCAACACCCAGCGAGTCACTAAGCTGGAAGATGTAATCAATCCGCTTAAGCCCTCTTGGATAAGCAATTGCTTGGTCAATAGCGTTTACGCCATCGTCAATGGCGTGTTGTGGTCAGCGTGTGGCGCTGCTTCTGTGTACGGTAACTTTCAGGCCGGTCGCGGACCTAATGCATCGACAACTTTCTATGGCCTGAACAATTTTAGTCGCGTAAATATTCCCAGCACCTCTCCGGTTATCAAGGCTGGAGCGGTGGGATATAACGGCTATGCACTTCTCGGTAACGGAGAACTGTGGGCATGGGGCTATAACAACAATGGTCAGTTGGGTCTCGGTAGCGTGGCGGTGGCGCCATTGCCGACGCTTTCCACGAATGGTGTGCTCGATATCTACTTTCATGAGACAAACTCCGGTCACAGTGCCGACGGAGGCAAGGCCTTGATTCGCAAGGCTGATGGTTTGTACGCCGCCGGCTACAACGGATACGGTCAGCTCGGCAGTGGCGATACCACGCTGAGAAATAGCTGGACGAAAGTATGGGATGTGGCGACTCGGGGTGAGATCAAATCGGTGTGGAACCTCGGCAGTCACTATGGGCGCACGTGGGTACAGACCTCTGATAATCGTTTGTTCTTTGCTGGTTATAACGGACAAGGGCAGGCCGGCATTGCGACTCCAGCCAATGTTGTTTCTTTCACCGATGTGACCACCGCGTGGGGTGGGCCTGAAGAAATCGCCAAACTCCTGCATATCAAGGGGGGAAGCGGCTGGGCTGACAGTGCTGCGAACGCCAGTGGGTTTACTGTGATGTGGTTCACTGACTCATTGCGTACATGCGGCTTCAATACCTATGGGCAACTAGGCAGTGGCAACACCACGTCCCTGACGACTCCCTTCAAAATCTCACAGGCTTTTTCTCAACTGAGCGTGTGTGGCGGTGGTGTTGGCAGTTGCTACGGTGTGGATTCAGACGGTGCACTTTGGGTATGGGGCTATAACGCCAGCTCACAACTGGGGACTGGCAATGCGACCAATCTTTTGGTGCCGACCAAGCACCCGACGTTTGATGGAACGACTTCGGACCGAAAGGTCGGCAAGATCATGACTCATGATTACGACCGTCCCTACTATGGTTACTGTTTCCCGATGTACATCCGAACTGCCGCGGGCAACATCTATCACATGGGTGTCAATGGTTACGGTGAAGGTGGACGAGGTGTCGTCGGAACTATCGCTACTCCTGTTTTGGTGGCACTGCCAAAACTGGGCAATAGTGGCAAACCGGTTTCTATCGAAACCATTGGGTTCCTGGGCACGAGTCACGCAGGTGCTGGCGCCACGGTTACCTATGCGATGGACAGCGAAGGCATGATCTATGGCTGGGGACACCAGGGCCAATACGGTGTTTACCTCTCGAGCTCTGCAGTTGATTGCCTGGTTCCTTTGCAAATGAAACCTAACTGGATGCTTTAA
- a CDS encoding phage tail protein translates to MTIETFTWVPKIEPVGSVEFRLKSARFGDGYQQVVQDGINNKTQSWPLTFVGDDKKIKPIINFIDAHQGARPFYWTPPLGEQGLYRCKTYQPSPLGAGIYSLSATFEQAFHP, encoded by the coding sequence ATGACTATCGAAACATTCACTTGGGTACCCAAGATCGAGCCCGTGGGCAGCGTCGAGTTTCGCCTCAAGTCGGCGCGCTTTGGTGATGGCTATCAGCAGGTTGTCCAGGACGGGATCAACAACAAGACCCAGTCCTGGCCGCTGACCTTTGTCGGCGACGACAAGAAGATCAAGCCGATCATCAACTTCATCGACGCCCATCAAGGCGCCAGGCCTTTCTATTGGACCCCGCCGTTGGGCGAGCAGGGGCTGTACCGCTGCAAGACCTACCAGCCCTCGCCGTTGGGCGCAGGGATTTACTCGCTCAGCGCAACTTTTGAACAGGCATTTCATCCATGA
- a CDS encoding phage tail tape measure protein produces MATASQGNMQLDLGSLERALDKAQRITDQGMRSMQRRVEEASKKIAEALATSSASALGATSNAVDGLRKAYDPAARAADDFVKSQSSLSALLQQNKSAGTEYAQSLEVSGKKLGAYSDEMEKLRNSGALAVSQLGRGSRQQALAAQLSANDEEYALARKALDKQFPQGAVQSPATYADKSGIKFPAGDAYGRGAEQGDDYATKLDELKTKHSDMALQIQSNYVQMSEALGDWKNGASSALDDYMNNAGNVAAQSKAVFTSAFEQMDAAILQFATTGKFSFSDFAKSVLKDMAMLAAKTAASKALSSLFGMVGSAVMSFWPSATPTSSAFTVDGATTVFTPQVDASSLSPPVFPHAKGGAFTNTVATAPTLAPMALFGESGPEAIMPLSRGSDGSLGVVALGGGQSGTTSNQQVVIQQTINVPDGQAGASGAGTNSQSLANAYASAAKQGAAEQIARDLKPGGQIWSVINGR; encoded by the coding sequence ATGGCAACTGCTTCCCAAGGGAACATGCAGCTGGACCTTGGCAGCCTGGAGCGGGCCCTGGACAAGGCCCAGCGTATTACCGACCAAGGCATGCGCAGCATGCAGAGGCGTGTCGAGGAGGCCAGCAAGAAAATTGCCGAGGCGCTGGCGACTTCGTCTGCTTCCGCGTTGGGCGCGACCTCCAATGCCGTTGATGGCCTGCGCAAGGCCTATGACCCGGCTGCCAGAGCGGCCGATGATTTTGTAAAGAGTCAAAGTTCCTTGAGCGCACTGCTCCAGCAGAACAAAAGTGCTGGAACCGAGTACGCGCAATCCCTGGAAGTATCTGGAAAAAAACTGGGGGCGTACTCCGACGAGATGGAGAAACTGCGTAATTCAGGTGCTCTAGCGGTCTCTCAGTTAGGCAGGGGGAGTCGTCAACAGGCGCTGGCCGCACAACTTAGCGCGAACGATGAAGAATATGCGTTGGCGCGCAAGGCTCTGGATAAGCAATTTCCTCAAGGCGCGGTTCAGTCGCCAGCGACCTATGCCGACAAGTCGGGGATCAAGTTCCCGGCGGGAGATGCCTATGGCCGTGGGGCCGAACAGGGAGACGACTATGCCACCAAGCTTGATGAGTTGAAGACCAAGCACAGTGACATGGCCCTGCAGATTCAAAGCAACTATGTACAGATGAGCGAAGCACTCGGCGACTGGAAAAATGGTGCCTCGTCGGCTTTGGATGACTACATGAATAACGCCGGTAACGTCGCCGCTCAGTCGAAGGCGGTGTTCACCAGTGCGTTTGAGCAGATGGATGCCGCGATCCTCCAGTTCGCTACCACGGGCAAGTTCTCCTTTTCCGATTTCGCCAAGTCGGTGCTCAAGGACATGGCGATGTTGGCGGCGAAGACGGCGGCGTCCAAAGCGTTGAGTTCGTTGTTTGGAATGGTCGGCTCGGCAGTGATGAGTTTTTGGCCCAGCGCTACCCCGACTTCAAGCGCGTTCACGGTTGATGGCGCCACGACTGTATTCACGCCGCAGGTCGATGCGTCCAGCCTGTCCCCTCCTGTATTTCCTCATGCCAAGGGCGGTGCCTTCACCAACACGGTAGCCACCGCTCCAACGTTGGCTCCAATGGCCCTATTCGGTGAGTCCGGCCCAGAAGCAATCATGCCCCTGAGTCGTGGTTCAGATGGCTCGTTGGGGGTCGTTGCGCTGGGCGGGGGACAATCCGGCACCACCAGCAACCAGCAGGTGGTCATCCAGCAAACCATCAACGTACCCGACGGACAGGCCGGTGCCTCGGGGGCAGGCACGAACTCCCAGAGCCTGGCCAATGCCTACGCCAGCGCGGCGAAGCAGGGCGCGGCCGAACAGATCGCCCGAGACCTGAAACCGGGCGGCCAGATCTGGTCCGTCATCAACGGCCGCTGA
- a CDS encoding phage tail assembly chaperone family protein, TAC: MNLKQLKAKGGIVDALPVKKQVSWTHLDSKTGKEVTDTLTLHVRRQSFGVIERLFAESDSELSRNARYIAASVALGADGSEALSYDDAYGLEPSLGFLILNAVNEVNGTGGAAAKN; encoded by the coding sequence ATGAACCTCAAGCAGCTGAAAGCCAAGGGCGGCATCGTCGATGCCCTGCCCGTGAAGAAACAGGTGAGCTGGACTCACCTTGACAGCAAGACTGGCAAGGAAGTGACCGACACCTTGACCCTGCATGTTCGCCGGCAGTCTTTCGGGGTTATCGAGCGCCTGTTTGCCGAGAGTGACAGCGAGCTGAGCCGTAATGCCCGCTACATCGCTGCGTCGGTGGCGTTGGGCGCTGACGGCTCGGAAGCCCTGAGCTACGACGATGCCTACGGGCTGGAGCCGTCCCTGGGGTTCCTGATTCTCAATGCGGTGAATGAGGTCAATGGCACCGGTGGCGCCGCGGCAAAAAACTGA
- a CDS encoding phage tail tube protein, whose protein sequence is MSILTQGTQIFALVPPVSGSGPYTVLEIEHATSFDPGGAPAEQIEDTSLNAEERSYKRGLRTPGTASLGLNADPANASHIRLHQLSEANGDTSVKWVVGWSDGKGVVPTLNTKGDNFELPTTRTWFAFDGYVSDFPFNFALNAVVTTTVTIQRTGGSTWIKKA, encoded by the coding sequence ATGTCGATTCTTACCCAAGGTACGCAAATCTTTGCCCTGGTTCCGCCTGTCTCCGGCAGCGGCCCCTACACCGTGCTGGAAATCGAGCACGCCACTTCCTTCGACCCGGGCGGTGCACCCGCCGAGCAGATCGAAGACACCAGCCTCAACGCTGAAGAACGCAGCTACAAGAGGGGCCTGCGCACTCCAGGCACTGCCAGCCTCGGGCTGAACGCCGACCCGGCCAACGCCAGCCATATCCGCCTGCACCAACTGTCCGAAGCCAATGGCGATACCAGCGTCAAATGGGTCGTGGGCTGGTCGGATGGCAAGGGTGTAGTCCCTACCCTCAATACCAAGGGTGACAACTTCGAACTGCCCACCACCCGTACCTGGTTCGCCTTCGACGGCTACGTCTCGGACTTCCCGTTCAACTTCGCCCTGAACGCTGTAGTGACCACCACCGTCACCATTCAGCGCACCGGCGGTTCCACCTGGATCAAGAAGGCCTGA
- a CDS encoding glycosyl hydrolase family 18 protein — translation MNPGFSNPAPKRGIRHFFQALIAGCTLLLATAAHAEPFVLAYTDGQVEASYSNLQAFHRHLSAVGLGSTYGLTVTGQLHQEGMNPTSENIIRFAQSKSLPLYPTVSDYNEGIADFDPAISHSIVNDKTLSAGSIKQLVRLAKEGGFAGINLDFEKVEPRNAKAFSAYVKALGNALHASGKKLIISVPPKSSDREPEYLHGYDYKALGAAVDYFQVMTYDQVGPGWSSGGFHDEVWPGPVSGADWQQVLLSYAVSQVAPSKVLAGLPAYGQDYSIGNRVHWSAYQEVMAEHRAVTHRDAASATPYATWGPVKSFADGVEWTPERAQPVLWYDDAASIKTKTALVAKLGLGGTSVWAMGYENAEFWTALQAGLKAGTELLPAGRE, via the coding sequence ATGAATCCAGGCTTCAGCAACCCGGCCCCGAAGCGAGGCATCCGGCATTTTTTTCAGGCATTGATCGCTGGCTGCACTCTGTTGCTGGCAACCGCAGCCCATGCCGAGCCCTTTGTCCTGGCCTACACCGATGGCCAGGTCGAAGCGTCCTACAGCAACCTGCAAGCGTTCCACCGCCACCTTTCTGCTGTTGGTCTGGGCAGCACCTACGGGCTGACCGTCACCGGCCAGTTGCATCAGGAAGGGATGAACCCAACCAGCGAAAACATCATTCGCTTCGCCCAGTCCAAATCGCTGCCGCTGTACCCCACCGTCTCCGACTACAACGAGGGCATTGCTGATTTCGACCCGGCCATTTCCCACTCCATCGTCAACGACAAGACCTTGAGTGCCGGCAGCATCAAGCAACTGGTGAGGCTGGCCAAGGAGGGCGGTTTTGCCGGGATCAACCTGGACTTCGAAAAGGTCGAGCCAAGGAACGCCAAGGCCTTTTCCGCCTATGTCAAAGCCCTGGGCAACGCCCTGCATGCCAGCGGCAAGAAACTGATCATCAGCGTCCCGCCCAAGTCCAGCGACCGCGAGCCCGAGTACCTGCACGGCTACGACTATAAGGCCCTGGGCGCGGCGGTGGATTACTTCCAGGTCATGACCTACGACCAGGTCGGCCCCGGCTGGAGCAGCGGCGGTTTCCACGACGAAGTCTGGCCCGGCCCCGTGTCCGGTGCCGACTGGCAGCAGGTGCTGCTCAGCTACGCCGTGTCGCAAGTTGCGCCGAGCAAGGTCCTGGCCGGGCTGCCGGCCTACGGTCAGGACTACAGCATTGGCAACCGAGTGCATTGGTCGGCCTATCAGGAAGTGATGGCCGAGCACCGCGCCGTCACCCACCGGGATGCCGCCTCCGCCACGCCTTACGCCACCTGGGGCCCGGTCAAGAGCTTCGCCGATGGCGTGGAATGGACCCCGGAGCGCGCACAACCGGTGCTCTGGTACGACGACGCCGCGAGCATCAAGACCAAGACCGCACTGGTCGCCAAGCTGGGCCTGGGCGGCACCAGTGTCTGGGCCATGGGCTATGAAAATGCCGAGTTCTGGACCGCGCTGCAGGCAGGGCTCAAGGCCGGTACTGAGCTGTTGCCGGCGGGGCGGGAGTGA
- a CDS encoding phage late control D family protein, giving the protein MTPVFRILADGSDITAQINDRLLTLRTLDKPGMEADEFELRIDDRDGAVALPSRGAAIEVFLGYAGQALTRLGRYTVDEVVVNGPPDSIEIRGKASDMRGSGKTTRSGSWENVALAQIVRDLAARNGWQAVCPVATKVPRIDQLNESDFNFITRLARQYDCTAKVAEGRLLVLPRQSGLSASGKALGVVSLSRRDVSRYQFRFSDSSTHKAVQTKHQDPKSGTLKVIDLGNSDSPASVPAVHTDRHLYPNKSAAEQAAKARLAAFNRSSASLRLEMPGRTDLFAERLINAQGFKAGLDGEYLVDSVEQLFNPSGWSTTVECNGGKQGKAKAKAKKTPAKKPLRVVQL; this is encoded by the coding sequence ATGACCCCGGTCTTTCGCATCCTCGCCGATGGCAGCGACATCACCGCGCAGATCAATGACCGGCTGCTGACCCTGCGCACCCTGGACAAACCGGGAATGGAAGCGGATGAGTTCGAACTGCGCATCGATGACCGTGACGGTGCGGTCGCCTTGCCCAGTCGTGGCGCCGCCATCGAAGTGTTCCTCGGCTATGCCGGGCAGGCATTGACCCGCCTGGGGCGCTACACGGTGGATGAAGTGGTGGTCAACGGGCCGCCGGATTCCATCGAGATCCGCGGCAAGGCCAGCGACATGCGCGGCAGTGGCAAGACCACCCGCAGCGGCAGCTGGGAGAACGTGGCGCTGGCGCAGATAGTCCGCGATCTGGCAGCCCGCAATGGCTGGCAGGCGGTCTGTCCGGTGGCGACCAAGGTGCCGCGGATCGACCAGCTCAACGAGTCCGACTTCAACTTCATCACCCGCCTGGCCCGGCAGTACGACTGTACCGCCAAGGTGGCCGAAGGCAGGTTGCTGGTGCTGCCCCGGCAGTCCGGATTGAGTGCCAGCGGCAAGGCCCTGGGCGTTGTCAGCCTCAGCCGTCGCGACGTCAGCCGTTATCAGTTCCGCTTCAGTGACAGCAGCACCCACAAGGCGGTGCAGACCAAGCATCAGGACCCGAAGAGCGGCACGCTCAAGGTCATCGACCTGGGCAACAGCGACTCACCGGCCAGCGTGCCGGCGGTGCACACCGATCGGCACCTGTACCCCAACAAGTCCGCCGCCGAGCAAGCGGCCAAGGCCCGCTTGGCAGCCTTCAACCGCAGCAGCGCCAGCCTGCGCCTGGAAATGCCCGGGCGCACCGACCTATTTGCCGAGCGCCTGATCAATGCCCAGGGCTTCAAGGCCGGACTGGACGGCGAGTACCTGGTGGACTCGGTGGAGCAACTGTTCAACCCGTCGGGGTGGAGCACCACGGTCGAATGCAACGGCGGCAAGCAAGGCAAGGCCAAAGCCAAGGCCAAGAAAACCCCCGCCAAAAAACCACTCAGGGTGGTGCAGCTTTAA
- a CDS encoding tail protein X produces MATTCRTSDGDLLDTLCHRYYGHLNGSVEAVLDANQGLADEPQPLRAGVLILLPELPIRTEAMVQLWD; encoded by the coding sequence ATGGCAACGACCTGCAGAACCTCTGACGGTGATCTGCTCGACACCCTGTGTCATCGCTACTACGGGCACCTCAATGGCAGCGTCGAGGCGGTGCTGGACGCCAATCAGGGCCTGGCCGATGAGCCACAACCCCTGCGGGCCGGGGTACTGATCCTGCTACCGGAGCTTCCGATTCGCACAGAGGCGATGGTTCAGCTATGGGACTGA
- a CDS encoding phage tail protein, whose protein sequence is MAYMEQLQSGLTSLVAAAEAGRRSADEMLGPMNGAISDITGAASELENLPWVGPVLGAKLQRTMRSIGAAQSAVGEVAAKYSQAVTVAGQMQQRLGALQEQVAKAGAAINRIGGQISPALGNIFPSGALAPQDTPAAEAVKPFPHLLILQPLGAAAEPFYFNLDTAAFDELRRQTGFRWAAQERLSRSIAQQAVGQGDDKISLKGAIFPGFKGGLGQLQALRSIGRRLQPLSLTTGYGEVLGTWCLTSIDEEQSHLLAGGIPRKQGFSLEFVSYGNDLQNL, encoded by the coding sequence ATGGCCTATATGGAACAGCTGCAATCGGGGCTCACGTCCCTGGTGGCGGCAGCGGAGGCGGGGCGGCGCAGCGCCGATGAAATGCTGGGGCCCATGAACGGCGCCATCAGCGACATCACTGGCGCCGCCTCGGAGCTGGAAAATCTGCCCTGGGTCGGCCCGGTGCTGGGCGCCAAGCTGCAACGCACGATGCGCAGCATCGGCGCGGCGCAGTCGGCGGTGGGTGAAGTCGCGGCCAAGTACAGCCAGGCCGTGACCGTGGCGGGGCAGATGCAGCAGCGTCTTGGCGCCTTGCAGGAACAGGTGGCCAAGGCCGGCGCGGCGATCAACCGCATCGGCGGGCAGATCAGCCCGGCCCTGGGCAATATCTTTCCTTCCGGCGCGCTGGCGCCTCAGGACACCCCGGCGGCGGAGGCGGTGAAACCCTTCCCGCACCTGCTGATCCTGCAGCCCCTGGGGGCCGCGGCCGAGCCGTTCTACTTCAACCTCGATACCGCGGCCTTCGATGAGCTGCGCCGGCAAACCGGCTTTCGCTGGGCGGCCCAGGAGCGCCTGAGCCGCAGCATTGCGCAGCAGGCGGTGGGGCAGGGCGACGACAAGATCTCCCTCAAGGGCGCGATCTTTCCAGGGTTCAAGGGCGGGCTGGGGCAGTTGCAGGCGTTGCGCAGCATTGGCCGGCGCTTGCAGCCCCTGAGCCTGACCACGGGCTACGGTGAAGTGCTGGGCACCTGGTGCCTCACCAGCATCGACGAGGAACAGAGCCACCTGCTGGCGGGTGGTATTCCCCGCAAACAAGGGTTTTCACTGGAGTTTGTGAGCTATGGCAACGACCTGCAGAACCTCTGA